Proteins encoded within one genomic window of Pararhizobium capsulatum DSM 1112:
- a CDS encoding NAD(P)H-hydrate dehydratase, whose protein sequence is MRNKPLHFLFTPSQMSAADAAAAASGLSSFGLMERAGRAVAATALRHFPHAHRFIVLCGPGNNGGDGYVAARALAESGAKVAAYAFGAVEALKGDAAIAFAAFASSALPINAYTPHDGDVVVDCIFGAGLARPVPDDVADVMRCVANEGLPVVAVDLPSGVDGRTGQVLGESFKASLTVTFMARKPGHMLLPGRSLCGEIEVFDIGIPRRILEAGAGSVTVNGPHLWPQLDHALNPSSHKYTRGHLGVFSGGAFATGASRLSATAGLRSGAGLVTIAGSVAALEVDTTHLTAVMMKEIDRGEDLAHWLEDARIHAFVLGPAFGDLERARQYVAMLRERRLVLDADGITAFREKPQSLFELFADGEVRLVLTPHEGEFRRLFPDIAEDEKLSKIDKALAAAERSHAVLIYKGADTVIASPDGRAAVNDNAPPWLATAGSGDVLAGIIGAHLAQGMPAFEAAAAGVWRHGATAAKLGEGLTAEDLAAAVVPLAR, encoded by the coding sequence ATGCGCAACAAACCCCTGCATTTTCTTTTTACACCATCGCAAATGAGCGCCGCAGATGCCGCAGCAGCGGCCTCGGGACTTTCAAGTTTCGGACTAATGGAGCGCGCCGGGCGCGCTGTCGCGGCGACCGCTCTCCGACACTTTCCGCACGCGCATCGCTTCATCGTTCTTTGCGGACCCGGTAACAACGGCGGTGATGGCTATGTTGCGGCGAGGGCGCTTGCCGAGAGTGGTGCGAAGGTGGCAGCTTACGCATTCGGCGCCGTTGAGGCGTTGAAGGGGGATGCCGCTATCGCCTTTGCAGCATTTGCGAGTTCGGCACTACCGATCAACGCGTACACACCGCACGATGGAGATGTGGTCGTCGATTGCATCTTTGGAGCCGGTCTTGCTCGTCCCGTTCCGGACGATGTTGCTGATGTCATGCGGTGCGTTGCGAATGAGGGGCTCCCGGTAGTCGCCGTTGACCTGCCGTCCGGCGTGGACGGGCGTACCGGACAGGTTTTGGGAGAGAGTTTCAAGGCAAGCCTTACCGTGACCTTCATGGCCCGCAAACCAGGTCATATGCTTCTGCCCGGACGCTCCTTGTGTGGCGAAATCGAGGTTTTTGATATCGGCATTCCCCGCCGTATCCTGGAAGCTGGTGCGGGATCCGTCACGGTGAACGGGCCGCACCTATGGCCCCAGCTTGATCATGCGCTCAATCCGTCATCCCACAAATACACACGCGGCCATCTCGGTGTTTTTTCCGGCGGCGCGTTTGCGACCGGCGCCTCCCGCCTTTCGGCCACAGCAGGCTTGCGGTCCGGGGCAGGGCTTGTGACGATCGCGGGGAGCGTAGCGGCTCTTGAGGTCGATACCACCCATCTGACCGCCGTCATGATGAAGGAAATCGATCGCGGGGAGGACCTTGCGCATTGGCTGGAAGACGCGCGCATCCACGCCTTCGTGCTCGGGCCGGCTTTCGGGGATCTGGAGCGGGCGAGACAGTATGTTGCCATGCTTCGGGAGCGCCGGCTGGTGCTCGATGCAGACGGCATCACCGCCTTCCGCGAGAAGCCTCAGTCACTGTTTGAACTCTTCGCAGATGGCGAAGTCCGCCTCGTGCTGACGCCCCATGAAGGTGAGTTCCGTAGACTTTTTCCCGATATTGCCGAGGATGAAAAACTCTCGAAGATCGACAAGGCGCTAGCCGCAGCAGAGCGCAGCCATGCGGTCCTTATCTACAAAGGGGCCGATACGGTGATTGCCAGCCCCGATGGCCGCGCCGCAGTTAATGATAACGCACCGCCGTGGCTTGCCACCGCGGGCTCAGGGGATGTTCTCGCGGGCATCATCGGTGCGCATCTGGCGCAAGGCATGCCGGCCTTCGAGGCTGCTGCCGCCGGTGTCTGGCGCCATGGCGCCACAGCCGCGAAACTTGGAGAGGGGCTGACGGCAGAGGACCTGGCCGCAGCTGTCGTCCCGCTCGCTCGATAG
- a CDS encoding P-II family nitrogen regulator → MKKIEAIIKPFKLDEVKEALQEVGLQGITVTEAKGFGRQKGHTELYRGAEYVVDFLPKVKVEVVLADENADAVIEAIRNAAQTGRIGDGKIFVSNVEEVIRIRTGETGIDAI, encoded by the coding sequence ATGAAAAAGATCGAAGCGATCATTAAGCCTTTCAAACTGGATGAAGTTAAGGAAGCGCTTCAAGAGGTCGGGTTGCAGGGTATCACCGTCACAGAGGCAAAGGGTTTCGGCCGCCAGAAGGGACATACGGAGCTTTATCGCGGCGCGGAATACGTTGTGGATTTTCTCCCGAAGGTGAAGGTTGAGGTCGTCTTGGCCGACGAAAACGCGGACGCCGTTATCGAGGCGATCCGCAACGCCGCCCAGACCGGCCGCATCGGCGACGGAAAGATCTTCGTTTCCAACGTGGAAGAGGTTATCCGAATCCGCACGGGCGAAACCGGCATAGACGCCATCTAG
- the glnA gene encoding type I glutamate--ammonia ligase has product MTTASDIVKQIKENDVKFVDLRFTDPKGKLHHVTIDIGCVDEDMFADGVMFDGSSIGGWKAINESDMVLMPDTATVHMDPFFAQSTMVIYCDILDPVSGEAYNRDPRGTAKKAEAYLKASGIGDTVFVGPEPEFFVFDDVKYKADPYNTGFKLDSSELPSNDDTDYETGNLGHRPRVKGGYFPVPPIDSCQDMRSEMLTVLSEMGVVVEKQHHEVAAAQHELGVKFDTLVRNADKIQIYKYVVHQVANAYGKTATFMPKPIFGDNGSGMHVHQSIWKDGKPTFAGDEYAGLSESCLFYIGGIIKHAKAINAFTNPTTNSYKRLVPGYEAPVLLAYSARNRSASCRIPFGTGPKSKRVEVRFPDPLANPYLGFAAMLMAGLDGIKNKIHPGKAMDKDLYDLPPKELKKIPTVCGSLREALENLDKDRKFLTAGGVFDDDQIDAYIELKMVEVMRFEMTPHPVEFDMYYSA; this is encoded by the coding sequence ATGACGACCGCAAGTGACATCGTTAAGCAAATCAAGGAAAACGACGTAAAGTTCGTCGATCTGCGCTTTACTGATCCGAAGGGCAAGCTGCATCACGTGACGATTGATATCGGCTGTGTCGACGAAGACATGTTCGCCGATGGCGTCATGTTCGATGGTTCCTCGATCGGCGGCTGGAAGGCTATCAATGAATCCGACATGGTGCTGATGCCCGATACGGCGACCGTCCATATGGACCCGTTCTTCGCGCAGTCCACCATGGTCATCTACTGCGACATTCTCGATCCGGTATCGGGCGAAGCCTATAACCGCGACCCGCGTGGTACCGCCAAGAAGGCTGAAGCCTATCTCAAGGCATCCGGCATCGGCGACACCGTTTTCGTCGGCCCCGAGCCTGAATTCTTCGTCTTCGACGACGTGAAGTACAAGGCCGATCCGTACAACACCGGCTTCAAGCTCGATAGTTCCGAACTGCCGTCCAACGACGACACGGACTACGAGACCGGCAACCTTGGCCATCGTCCGCGCGTCAAGGGCGGTTACTTCCCGGTTCCGCCGATCGACTCGTGCCAGGACATGCGCTCCGAAATGCTGACGGTTCTGTCGGAAATGGGCGTCGTCGTCGAAAAGCAGCACCATGAGGTCGCCGCCGCCCAACACGAGCTCGGCGTCAAGTTCGACACCCTGGTGCGCAACGCCGACAAGATCCAGATCTACAAGTATGTCGTGCATCAGGTCGCCAATGCCTATGGCAAGACGGCAACCTTCATGCCGAAGCCAATCTTCGGCGACAACGGCTCGGGCATGCATGTTCACCAGTCGATCTGGAAGGACGGCAAGCCGACCTTCGCCGGCGACGAATATGCCGGCCTGTCGGAGAGCTGCCTGTTCTACATCGGCGGCATCATCAAGCATGCCAAGGCGATCAACGCCTTCACCAACCCGACGACAAACTCCTACAAGCGTCTCGTCCCGGGCTATGAAGCACCAGTTTTGCTCGCCTATTCGGCCCGCAACCGCTCGGCATCGTGCCGCATTCCGTTCGGCACCGGTCCGAAGTCGAAGCGTGTCGAAGTTCGCTTCCCCGATCCGCTGGCGAACCCTTATCTCGGCTTCGCTGCCATGCTGATGGCCGGCCTCGACGGCATCAAGAACAAGATCCATCCCGGCAAGGCCATGGACAAGGATCTCTACGATCTTCCCCCGAAGGAACTGAAGAAGATTCCAACCGTTTGCGGCTCGCTGCGCGAAGCGCTTGAGAACCTCGACAAGGATCGCAAGTTCCTGACCGCCGGTGGCGTGTTCGACGACGACCAGATCGATGCTTATATCGAACTGAAGATGGTCGAGGTCATGCGTTTCGAAATGACCCCGCATCCGGTCGAATTCGATATGTACTACTCGGCCTAA
- a CDS encoding TAXI family TRAP transporter solute-binding subunit — protein MSPSNLNRIILAFLFFAVSSSFLRAAEFEKNIMTGGAQGTYIQIGRDIAGLGKSCGLTLNVRQSAGSLENFVGVRNRRNTQFGIVQSDVLEYLKTFEANDPEVQQAVKGVRIMFPLYNEEVHVLARSDIAGIKDLAGKKIAVGVKDSGTYLTASLILDILQVKPSDQLAINPDAALPKLLSGEIDALFYVAGAPAALFAKNEIDGSKFHLLPITQAPLLATYTAARIEPGAYSFQKEPVDLIAVKAVMMTYDYDVKRNAYQRASCKAVSDFSNLILNGLDRLKETGHPKWKSVDLNELPPGWQVGICVKAGMAMDYKPGCAAPKAEPDGNEEYLNLLKQRLKKP, from the coding sequence ATGTCACCAAGCAACCTCAATCGTATCATCCTCGCCTTTCTTTTCTTCGCCGTCTCATCATCGTTTTTGCGGGCGGCTGAATTTGAAAAGAACATCATGACCGGTGGGGCGCAGGGCACCTATATCCAGATCGGCCGTGATATCGCCGGCCTCGGTAAAAGCTGCGGCCTGACGCTCAACGTTCGCCAAAGTGCTGGTTCGCTGGAGAATTTCGTTGGCGTGCGCAACAGGCGCAACACCCAGTTCGGCATCGTGCAGAGCGACGTGCTGGAATATCTGAAGACCTTTGAGGCGAACGATCCCGAGGTTCAGCAGGCGGTCAAGGGCGTGCGCATCATGTTTCCGCTTTACAACGAGGAGGTCCATGTCCTCGCACGGAGCGATATTGCAGGCATCAAGGACCTTGCCGGCAAGAAGATCGCGGTCGGCGTGAAGGACAGCGGCACTTATCTGACAGCGTCGCTTATCCTTGACATCCTGCAGGTCAAGCCATCGGATCAGCTGGCAATCAACCCGGATGCGGCCCTGCCGAAACTTCTCTCGGGCGAGATCGATGCCCTGTTCTACGTCGCCGGTGCTCCGGCGGCGCTGTTTGCGAAAAACGAGATCGACGGCAGCAAATTCCATCTCCTGCCGATTACGCAGGCGCCTTTGCTTGCCACCTACACCGCTGCCCGCATCGAGCCGGGCGCTTACAGTTTCCAGAAAGAACCTGTCGATCTCATTGCGGTGAAGGCCGTCATGATGACCTATGATTATGACGTCAAACGCAATGCCTACCAGCGAGCAAGCTGCAAGGCAGTCTCGGATTTCTCTAACCTCATCCTCAACGGCCTCGATCGGCTGAAAGAAACCGGCCACCCAAAATGGAAGAGCGTCGATCTCAACGAACTGCCGCCCGGCTGGCAGGTTGGCATTTGCGTGAAGGCGGGGATGGCGATGGATTATAAGCCGGGCTGTGCTGCGCCAAAGGCCGAACCTGACGGCAATGAGGAATATCTCAACCTGCTGAAGCAGCGGTTGAAAAAGCCCTGA
- the hspQ gene encoding heat shock protein HspQ, with amino-acid sequence MKQRDAKFQIGQVVRHRVFPFRGVIFDVDPEYANTEEWWNAIPAEIRPSKDQPFYHLLAENDETEYVAYVSEQNLVSDDTGAPVRHSQVNAFFDPESVGLYTPKTVQRH; translated from the coding sequence ATGAAGCAAAGAGATGCGAAATTTCAGATCGGCCAGGTGGTACGCCACCGCGTGTTTCCGTTCCGCGGCGTCATTTTCGACGTTGATCCGGAATATGCGAACACCGAAGAATGGTGGAATGCGATACCGGCCGAAATCCGTCCCTCGAAGGACCAGCCGTTCTACCATCTTTTGGCTGAAAACGACGAAACCGAATATGTCGCCTATGTATCGGAACAGAACCTTGTTTCCGACGATACCGGAGCGCCGGTTCGCCACTCCCAGGTGAACGCGTTCTTCGACCCGGAAAGCGTTGGCCTGTATACTCCCAAGACTGTCCAGCGCCATTAA
- a CDS encoding invasion associated locus B family protein produces the protein MIFKSNFTKKAALSAFAGAVAVAAMPAASLAQQANGGRPQGWFKVCTKQEDNDVCIVQNLLTANNGQLITAVGLIDVKGKVNRKILQVSVPSARMIPVGIQMQIDGGKPAKLDYAVCMPDKCVAEVALSDAVLASLKKGGEVVFTSVNFQRAPNPIKISLEGFTGIYDGEPIEQSKLEERQRLLQEEMQKKAEDARKKLEEAQKAAKQN, from the coding sequence ATGATCTTCAAGTCAAATTTCACAAAAAAGGCTGCGCTGTCGGCATTTGCGGGTGCCGTTGCCGTGGCTGCGATGCCGGCTGCTTCCCTCGCACAGCAGGCCAATGGCGGCCGTCCGCAGGGCTGGTTCAAGGTTTGCACGAAGCAGGAAGACAATGACGTCTGCATCGTTCAGAACCTTCTGACGGCCAACAACGGTCAGCTGATCACGGCTGTCGGCCTGATTGACGTCAAGGGCAAGGTAAACCGCAAGATCCTTCAGGTCTCGGTTCCGTCCGCTCGCATGATTCCGGTCGGCATCCAGATGCAGATCGATGGTGGCAAGCCTGCCAAGCTGGACTACGCAGTCTGCATGCCCGACAAGTGCGTCGCCGAAGTCGCTCTCAGCGACGCGGTTCTTGCCAGCCTGAAGAAGGGCGGCGAGGTGGTTTTCACCTCCGTCAACTTCCAGCGCGCTCCGAACCCCATCAAGATATCGCTTGAAGGCTTTACCGGCATTTACGATGGCGAACCGATCGAGCAGTCGAAGCTCGAGGAGCGTCAGCGCCTGCTGCAGGAAGAAATGCAGAAGAAGGCAGAAGACGCTCGCAAGAAGCTTGAAGAAGCCCAGAAGGCCGCCAAGCAGAACTGA
- a CDS encoding extracellular solute-binding protein, whose translation MLGLFTLAASIVAGPAAFAEPVHAIAMHGQPALPADFKNFPYVNPNVKKGGKISYGVVGTFDSLNPFILKSMRTTARGMLDPEYGNLIYDSLMQRSRDEPFSLYGLIAESVEWDDDRSFIQFNLNPKAKWADGQPITPEDVIFTFELFRDKGRVPFSTRLDKVAKMEKVGDRSVRFTFNDQADREFPLLIAMTPILPKHATDVATFDQTSLKFPLGSGPYQVAEVKAGERIVYKRNPDYWAKDLPSKVGFDNYDEISVEYFLQDNSLFEAFKKGEIDIYSEGSPTKWARGYNFPAVQSGIVIKDQFTPKTPSGMLGFVFNTRRPMFADAKLRQGLAMVFDFEWVNKNLFDNAYTRTQSFWQNSSLSYLDTPADDRELGLLGDIRNRINPAVLDGTYRLPVTDGTGRDRNVLREAVTLLREAGYSIKDGKMVDAKGTALAFEIMTQNEGQEKLALAYQRFLAALGIAVSVRTVDDSQYQQRSQSFDYDVIVKSFTSSLSPGIEQVGRWTSAARERQGSDNFAGVADKDVDTLVNNILQARTVEDFTAAVRAHDRMLVSNFYLVPLYHISAQWLARHKHIGRPETVPLYGYQLPVWWDESVQ comes from the coding sequence ATCCTAGGCTTGTTTACTCTGGCTGCAAGTATCGTCGCAGGCCCGGCGGCCTTTGCCGAGCCGGTTCATGCGATTGCCATGCATGGCCAGCCAGCCCTGCCCGCCGACTTCAAGAATTTCCCTTACGTCAATCCGAACGTCAAAAAGGGCGGGAAGATCTCCTATGGCGTCGTAGGTACGTTCGACAGTCTCAACCCGTTCATCCTCAAAAGCATGCGCACGACGGCGCGTGGCATGCTCGACCCGGAATACGGCAATCTCATCTACGATTCGCTGATGCAGCGCTCACGCGATGAGCCGTTTTCATTATACGGTCTGATCGCGGAAAGTGTCGAATGGGATGACGATCGCAGCTTCATCCAGTTTAATCTCAATCCGAAGGCAAAATGGGCCGACGGACAGCCGATTACGCCGGAAGATGTGATCTTCACCTTCGAGCTCTTCCGGGACAAGGGTCGCGTGCCTTTCAGTACCCGCCTCGACAAAGTGGCGAAGATGGAGAAAGTCGGCGACCGAAGCGTCCGCTTCACCTTCAACGATCAGGCCGACCGGGAGTTTCCACTGCTGATCGCGATGACCCCTATTCTGCCGAAGCATGCGACCGATGTGGCGACGTTCGACCAGACATCGCTGAAATTTCCACTTGGCTCGGGACCGTACCAGGTCGCCGAGGTGAAGGCGGGCGAGCGCATCGTCTACAAGCGCAATCCCGACTATTGGGCAAAGGACCTCCCCTCGAAGGTCGGCTTCGACAATTACGACGAGATTTCGGTCGAGTATTTCTTGCAGGACAATTCGCTGTTCGAAGCCTTCAAGAAAGGTGAAATCGACATCTATTCTGAAGGCAGCCCGACGAAATGGGCGCGGGGTTACAATTTTCCAGCTGTCCAGTCTGGTATAGTAATCAAGGACCAGTTCACGCCGAAAACGCCATCCGGCATGCTGGGGTTCGTCTTCAACACCCGCCGCCCAATGTTTGCCGATGCCAAGCTCCGCCAGGGCCTCGCGATGGTCTTCGACTTCGAATGGGTCAACAAGAACCTCTTCGACAACGCCTACACCCGCACCCAGAGCTTCTGGCAGAATTCCAGCCTCTCCTATCTCGACACTCCGGCTGATGATCGAGAACTCGGGTTGCTGGGCGATATCAGAAACCGCATAAATCCGGCAGTTCTGGATGGGACCTATCGCCTGCCAGTTACCGATGGCACGGGGCGCGACCGCAACGTGCTGCGCGAAGCGGTGACGCTGCTGCGCGAAGCCGGGTATTCTATCAAGGACGGCAAGATGGTCGATGCCAAGGGCACGGCACTTGCCTTTGAGATCATGACCCAGAACGAAGGTCAGGAAAAACTTGCGCTTGCCTATCAGCGCTTCCTGGCAGCTCTAGGCATTGCCGTTTCCGTCCGCACGGTCGATGATTCGCAATACCAGCAGCGCAGCCAGTCCTTCGATTACGACGTCATCGTCAAATCCTTCACATCGTCGCTGTCGCCCGGCATCGAGCAGGTCGGCCGCTGGACATCCGCGGCGCGGGAGCGTCAGGGCAGTGACAATTTCGCAGGTGTGGCTGACAAGGATGTCGATACGCTGGTGAACAACATTCTTCAGGCGCGAACAGTCGAGGATTTCACCGCTGCGGTGCGCGCCCATGACAGGATGCTGGTATCGAACTTCTATCTGGTGCCGCTCTATCATATCTCGGCCCAGTGGCTTGCCCGTCACAAACATATCGGGCGGCCGGAGACCGTTCCGCTCTACGGCTACCAGTTGCCCGTGTGGTGGGACGAGAGCGTTCAATAG
- a CDS encoding DsbA family oxidoreductase has protein sequence MEHVVIDVVSDVVCPWCYLGKARLEQAIAEVSNEIIVTVNWRPYQLNPDLPPEGVDHKAHLAAKLGGAAAVAQAHERLTELGRQDGIAFDFDAVKISPNTLDAHRLLRWAANEGRQNEIASALFRAYFEEGRNVGDRAVLNDVAAKAGLDTAVIDVLLSSDADKDAIGEEIAMARDMGVSGVPCFIIDNKYAVMGAQPADVLVNAFREIATMKDPKQVN, from the coding sequence ATGGAACATGTCGTCATTGATGTCGTATCGGATGTCGTTTGCCCGTGGTGTTATCTCGGCAAGGCACGGCTGGAACAGGCAATTGCCGAGGTCTCCAACGAGATTATTGTCACGGTGAACTGGCGTCCCTACCAGCTCAATCCCGACCTGCCACCTGAGGGCGTCGATCACAAGGCGCATCTCGCCGCCAAGCTCGGCGGAGCGGCGGCTGTTGCCCAAGCCCATGAACGGTTGACGGAACTCGGTCGCCAGGACGGGATCGCTTTCGATTTCGATGCGGTGAAGATCAGCCCGAACACGCTCGATGCCCACCGCTTGCTGCGCTGGGCGGCAAATGAAGGCCGACAGAACGAAATCGCTTCCGCCCTGTTCCGTGCCTATTTCGAAGAGGGGCGAAATGTCGGCGATCGCGCCGTACTGAACGACGTGGCCGCCAAGGCAGGGCTGGATACCGCTGTGATCGACGTGCTCTTGTCGTCGGATGCAGACAAGGACGCGATTGGCGAGGAAATCGCCATGGCGCGCGATATGGGCGTTAGCGGCGTTCCTTGTTTCATCATCGACAATAAATACGCCGTCATGGGTGCGCAGCCCGCCGATGTTCTCGTCAATGCTTTCCGGGAAATTGCAACCATGAAGGACCCGAAGCAGGTCAATTGA